The Lycium barbarum isolate Lr01 chromosome 9, ASM1917538v2, whole genome shotgun sequence genome has a segment encoding these proteins:
- the LOC132608907 gene encoding GDSL esterase/lipase WDL1-like, translating to MIRGDEKEKREGAAQEKITEHTLNIIGKIAGAPYSNRDGELRMVGPSRPQFVLFGSSIVQISYSNGGWGAILSDIYSRKADILLRGYYGWNSRRAIQVLDQVFPKDAAVQPTLVIVYFGGNDSMGPHSSGLGPHVPLPEYIENMRKIATHLKSLSENIRIIFLSCPPVDEVRVRENTSSYFSELVRTNELCRQYSEACIELCKEMDLKVVDLWTALQKREDWLTACFTDGIHLAEEGSKIVVEEILKVFKEAEWTPSLHWKSMPTEFPEDSPYDLVLADGKTTINPSEWTYHRQIQWD from the exons ATGataagaggagatgaaaaagaaaagagGGAAGGAGCAGCACAAGAAAAGATCACCGAACACACGCTTAACATAATAGGAAAGATAGCAGGAGCACCATATTCCAACAGAGACGGTGAATTGAGGATGGTGGGACCGTCGAGGCCACAGTTCGTTCTTTTCGGATCATCCATAGTTCAGATCAGTTACAGCAATGGGGGTTGGGGTGCCATTCTCTCTGATATTTATTCCCGCAAA GCTGACATATTATTGCGCGGTTACTATGGTTGGAATTCCAGACGTGCTATACAGGTCCTTGATCAAGTGTTTCCAAAG GATGCAGCTGTTCAGCCCACATTGGTGATTGTTTACTTTGGTGGAAATGATTCAATGGGACCTCATTCATCTGGATTAGGTCCTCATGTACCTCTACCAGAGTACATTGAGAACATGAGAAAAATTGCAACTCATCTCAAG AGCCTCTCAGAGAATATTCGCATAATCTTTCTCAGTTGTCCACCTGTTGACGAGGTCAGAGTTCGTGAAAATACAAG TTCATATTTCAGTGAGTTGGTTCGAACAAATGAGTTGTGTCGACAGTATTCTGAGGCCTGTATAGAGCTGTGCAAAGAGATGGATCTTAAGGTTGTTGATCTTTGGACAGCACTTCAGAAAAGAGAAGATTGGTTGACTGCTTGCTTTAC GGATGGGATTCACTTAGCAGAGGAGGGGAGTAAAATAGTTGTTGAAGAGATCCTCAAGGTTTTTAAGGAAGCTGAGTGGACACCTAGTTTACACTGGAAATCCATGCCAACTGAATTTCCTGAAGATTCACCTTATGATTTAGTTCTTGCGGATGGCAAAACCACAATAAACCCATCTGAGTGGACTTACCATCGACAAATTCAATGGGATTAG